Proteins encoded by one window of uncultured Draconibacterium sp.:
- a CDS encoding ABC transporter ATP-binding protein: protein MIQLKKIDKYYDAKFQRTFVLKGVNLDIKQGEFVSIMGPSGAGKSTLLNIIGFLDEPNEGEYLFLDQPANQLKEKQKVQYHRSHIGFIFQAFHLIEEMNVYENIETPLVYRGVKGKERKAMVADMLDRFNIVAKKDLFPSQLSGGQQQLVAIARAIVGSPKLLLADEPTGNLHSEQGQMIMELLKKLNDEGMTIIQVTHSEENAKYGNRIVRLKDGYLKEDE, encoded by the coding sequence ATGATACAACTAAAAAAAATCGACAAATACTACGACGCAAAGTTCCAGCGTACTTTTGTGTTAAAAGGAGTAAATCTTGATATCAAACAAGGCGAATTTGTTTCTATAATGGGGCCCAGCGGAGCCGGTAAATCAACTTTGCTGAATATTATTGGTTTTCTTGATGAACCCAACGAAGGCGAATATTTATTTCTCGATCAACCGGCCAACCAGCTAAAAGAAAAGCAAAAGGTGCAATACCACCGAAGTCACATCGGCTTTATTTTCCAGGCTTTTCACCTGATTGAAGAAATGAACGTATACGAAAATATTGAAACACCGTTGGTATACCGTGGCGTGAAAGGAAAAGAGCGCAAAGCTATGGTTGCCGACATGCTCGACAGGTTTAACATTGTAGCTAAAAAGGATTTGTTTCCAAGCCAGTTGTCAGGTGGTCAGCAACAATTAGTAGCTATTGCAAGAGCAATAGTTGGTAGCCCAAAACTGTTACTGGCCGATGAGCCTACCGGAAACCTGCATAGCGAACAGGGACAAATGATTATGGAGCTCCTGAAAAAACTGAACGATGAAGGAATGACGATTATTCAGGTAACGCACTCGGAAGAAAATGCAAAATACGGAAACCGCATTGTTCGATTAAAAGATGGTTATTTGAAGGAAGACGAATAG
- a CDS encoding ABC transporter permease — protein sequence MILKVVFRNLVKHPFLNLVKVIGLGLALAGIIFISLFLKNELTYDSYYQKSAQIYRYTITDPDFFNGKHFARIINPGYIHEMSDALPEIEEFVRLRPVRGGLMKYDERYYKVTQAFECDSTFFNVFDAEMLLGDKETVLENPASMVVSQSFAEKVFGKKNPVGDVITLPAGQYYGEDQDFTIAGVMEDFPANSHFHPDFVATPLADQFTYGWAWTYLVLNENTTVEHVEAGIYDYLKNSREANPEEMDTEVHLQNISDIHLNSHKLREIEENSNIRNVYVLAIAAFILLLISISNYANLNIGMSSFSAKYLFVNKLLGSSKSAVVKYFFYEGICILGAALLFTVLLSVPVNAGVIRFYDLNLLAGNTTTMVLLVLAFSLLTLVFGMLPVLKSVFSSISLSGNRGSAVAVHRNGVSRVLIVFQYAFSIALIITVIVISRQTNYALKHSMGVQQDNVICFESVHASIQQKFGVLKEELLQYNSIESVSAMLEPPGGEANDMFPFEMEGYESENPEQNSDGIGVFPCDYSFASIFNLQFLAGTNFSENNKDNDGSGEYIINKAAMERLHYSNPDEIVGKDFMLIFSTPGSGITIPKGKIIGVVEDFHLSSLRKQVEPLVLFKRDKLWLLNFVVSFKSGMKEEALADMRKVWNELFPEYPFQYEHVDAMYKRVYKTELLQGRLLSIFTVIALFICSMGLFGLALIITQNRIKEIGVRKVNGARVSEILTLLNKDYIKWVALAFVIACPAAWFAMDKWLENFAYKTSLSWWIFVLAGVLALAIALLTVSFQSYRAASRNPVEALRYE from the coding sequence ATGATTCTAAAAGTTGTATTCCGAAACCTGGTAAAGCATCCGTTTTTAAACCTGGTAAAAGTAATTGGGCTAGGCTTGGCTTTGGCCGGTATTATTTTTATTTCACTGTTTCTGAAAAATGAATTGACTTACGATTCGTATTATCAGAAATCAGCTCAAATCTACCGTTATACAATAACAGACCCCGATTTTTTCAACGGAAAACATTTTGCCCGGATTATTAATCCCGGGTATATTCACGAAATGAGCGATGCGCTGCCGGAAATTGAAGAATTTGTCCGCTTGCGTCCGGTGCGTGGTGGTTTAATGAAATACGACGAACGGTATTATAAGGTCACGCAGGCATTTGAATGCGACAGCACTTTTTTTAATGTTTTTGATGCCGAAATGTTGCTTGGCGATAAAGAAACCGTTCTTGAAAATCCGGCGTCGATGGTTGTCTCCCAAAGTTTTGCGGAAAAAGTATTTGGCAAGAAAAATCCTGTGGGCGATGTGATTACTTTGCCGGCCGGGCAATATTACGGCGAAGATCAGGATTTTACCATTGCCGGTGTAATGGAAGACTTTCCGGCAAACAGTCACTTTCATCCCGATTTTGTGGCCACACCGCTTGCTGATCAGTTTACTTATGGCTGGGCCTGGACTTACCTGGTTTTAAATGAAAATACTACCGTTGAGCATGTCGAAGCAGGAATTTACGATTACCTGAAAAACAGCCGTGAAGCGAATCCGGAAGAGATGGACACTGAAGTGCATCTTCAAAACATTTCTGATATTCATTTAAACTCGCATAAGTTGCGCGAGATAGAGGAAAACAGCAACATCCGAAACGTTTATGTGCTGGCCATTGCCGCTTTTATTTTACTGCTTATTTCAATTAGTAATTACGCCAATCTGAACATTGGAATGAGCAGTTTCAGTGCCAAATACCTCTTTGTAAACAAACTGCTTGGCTCCTCAAAAAGTGCGGTGGTCAAGTATTTCTTTTACGAGGGAATTTGTATTCTTGGAGCTGCTTTGCTGTTCACCGTTTTACTTTCGGTGCCGGTAAATGCCGGAGTCATTCGTTTTTATGATCTGAATTTGCTGGCCGGGAACACAACAACAATGGTTCTGTTGGTTTTAGCATTCAGTTTATTAACACTGGTATTTGGAATGCTTCCGGTTTTAAAATCAGTTTTTTCATCCATTAGTTTGAGCGGAAACAGGGGATCTGCTGTGGCTGTTCACCGAAATGGAGTGAGTCGTGTTTTGATTGTTTTTCAATACGCGTTTTCCATTGCTTTAATTATAACGGTAATTGTTATTTCGCGCCAAACCAACTACGCCCTAAAACACAGTATGGGCGTTCAGCAAGACAATGTAATTTGTTTTGAATCGGTTCATGCCAGTATTCAACAAAAGTTTGGTGTGTTAAAAGAGGAATTGTTGCAGTACAACAGTATCGAGTCGGTTTCTGCGATGTTGGAGCCGCCGGGTGGCGAGGCAAATGATATGTTTCCGTTTGAAATGGAAGGTTACGAATCGGAGAATCCTGAACAGAATTCTGATGGTATTGGTGTTTTTCCCTGCGATTATTCGTTTGCGTCGATATTCAATCTTCAGTTTTTGGCCGGCACTAATTTTTCTGAAAACAACAAAGACAATGATGGCTCGGGTGAATATATCATTAATAAAGCAGCCATGGAACGGCTGCATTATTCCAATCCCGATGAAATAGTCGGTAAAGATTTCATGTTGATTTTTTCCACTCCGGGATCGGGAATTACGATCCCAAAAGGTAAAATTATTGGCGTTGTTGAAGACTTTCATCTATCAAGTTTGAGAAAACAGGTGGAGCCACTGGTGCTTTTTAAACGCGACAAATTGTGGCTTTTAAACTTTGTGGTGTCGTTTAAATCCGGAATGAAAGAAGAGGCACTGGCCGATATGAGAAAAGTGTGGAATGAGCTGTTTCCCGAATATCCTTTTCAATACGAACATGTTGATGCGATGTATAAACGAGTCTATAAAACAGAGTTGTTGCAGGGGCGTTTGCTTTCGATATTTACGGTTATCGCCTTGTTTATTTGTTCCATGGGTTTATTTGGGCTGGCATTAATTATTACACAAAATCGTATCAAAGAAATCGGCGTGCGAAAAGTAAACGGTGCCCGTGTTTCAGAAATTCTAACCTTGCTCAACAAAGATTATATCAAATGGGTTGCCCTGGCATTTGTAATTGCTTGTCCGGCGGCTTGGTTTGCCATGGATAAATGGCTCGAAAACTTCGCCTATAAAACTTCGCTTAGTTGGTGGATTTTTGTTTTGGCTGGAGTGCTGGCTTTGGCAATTGCACTGTTGACTGTTAGTTTTCAATCGTACCGGGCGGCCAGTCGAAATCCTGTTGAGGCACTTCGTTATGAATAG
- a CDS encoding zinc ribbon domain-containing protein, translating to MSQTQCPKCRNVIEPDDKFCPHCGENLEKSTVPKEQSKTCSQCGKMNSPEATFCEHCGSKLLTEQANQQSKKPEPHKIVSRGAYSGKMNTGKSKLLKRLIIAAIIVVVIGVLAIVIWFQVDDNAEDKLKEALRIPGTIVIIGFAIYVAIFGKSKKGRSRGGYDDDDYDDDDYDDGGDDGGDDD from the coding sequence ATGAGCCAAACTCAATGCCCAAAGTGTCGCAATGTGATAGAACCTGACGATAAGTTTTGTCCTCATTGTGGTGAAAATCTTGAAAAAAGTACTGTTCCTAAGGAGCAAAGCAAAACCTGCTCTCAGTGTGGAAAAATGAATTCCCCCGAAGCTACATTCTGCGAACATTGTGGATCGAAGCTGTTAACAGAACAGGCCAATCAACAAAGTAAAAAGCCGGAACCTCATAAAATTGTATCAAGGGGGGCGTATTCCGGGAAAATGAATACCGGAAAATCAAAGCTGCTAAAGCGATTGATTATTGCTGCTATAATCGTTGTGGTTATAGGTGTACTTGCCATTGTAATCTGGTTTCAGGTTGATGATAATGCTGAAGATAAGTTAAAAGAAGCACTTCGTATCCCGGGAACCATTGTAATTATTGGTTTTGCCATTTATGTAGCCATTTTTGGTAAATCGAAAAAGGGAAGAAGCAGAGGAGGATACGATGATGACGATTACGACGATGATGACTACGACGATGGAGGTGATGATGGTGGCGACGACGATTAA
- a CDS encoding zinc ribbon domain-containing protein has product MPFCTQCGNELSVEARFCGKCGKDQLAGQNQCANCGKELEENEKFCSGCGTPVVEKAERKTAPKKQRTAQSKEEKFTKEGRKIISGGPKSVQNKQAIPPPTSVNTKQKKKKKGCRGCAITSIIILAILIVLTMLVYGKISDWWQEYNADQDIELNTEGVDGIVDIEEGDVSHLPENRTKASEKNADFGIDIPITTKWKSIKKESLKVSENNTVANFEKVKVDFGQFILDQETSVNVEEYEPQIIDDECSVVAYDIDLKGKSEFDDYLTVTLPYNESFIKNGNAEDCVAAQYYNPKTKRWEPVLYELDTKNKQVHIYTDHLSRYGVFTVKNDLKRRAYISGFYIPDSYFSSDKKDLHLDILEKYYSGGRSLGEEALSKGLSFWGKFSGHSGAAINTLTLGGKYSTDFIDGLNDKFKNAGYVASTVQLAYDLWRGDQKNAAINLTKNLMNQMVAEVNIASLNLAFVGVYFIDYSLTQFGNAAMASRYKELFDVYDFYNKNYNSHRRSLKEWRAFFIETEKEYQKNPQEASNLIMEEIDAYSREFIDKIGLGTDHENTVEFNALAGEAGKKSVAWPNKADVVKIQQEGKQQLIDKLYPVFTSLNNYRIRKMKEELIKELKEIQKEVNTVVPITIMEDLDPGEKPDYANHIVCIRPLDEEVDIKQWTGKLNDRGAIKTSCTILGFILAGEPYRVEVYDPEDVPDDDEPVFEKEFEMNPKGITIYLGSDEPEIVVGSVVLTNNHKYEKARTSIYGINDPLEVIAGIKDFDIQVDKEGRFSKTIKGQIFESIYERQSSTIYDGYIFKAGNIILNGEIDVLRLIEKMESGTNTVEEDGSSFKIGTMKYTSNGSFTEKEIVNASSWGAEDYAKIIQGYSFSTQATYDLFLGRNTRIMDAPYIIYAETENGKCSVQNEPSAQNKQKNSNIPFANSIEFNITIK; this is encoded by the coding sequence ATGCCATTTTGTACGCAATGTGGAAATGAACTTTCGGTAGAAGCACGCTTTTGCGGGAAGTGTGGAAAAGACCAGTTAGCGGGCCAAAACCAATGTGCAAACTGCGGAAAAGAGCTGGAAGAGAATGAGAAATTCTGCTCAGGCTGTGGGACGCCTGTTGTTGAGAAAGCTGAGCGTAAAACAGCGCCGAAAAAGCAAAGAACAGCACAATCCAAGGAGGAAAAATTTACCAAAGAAGGCCGAAAAATAATTAGCGGAGGCCCTAAATCAGTTCAAAACAAACAAGCTATTCCACCTCCAACCTCTGTAAATACCAAACAGAAAAAGAAGAAAAAGGGATGTCGCGGTTGCGCAATTACAAGCATAATAATTCTCGCAATACTGATTGTTCTTACCATGTTGGTTTACGGTAAAATTTCTGATTGGTGGCAGGAGTATAACGCCGATCAGGATATAGAGTTGAATACCGAAGGTGTTGATGGGATCGTTGATATTGAAGAGGGCGATGTAAGTCATCTTCCGGAAAATAGAACAAAAGCTTCGGAAAAGAATGCAGATTTTGGAATAGACATTCCGATTACTACAAAGTGGAAATCAATAAAAAAAGAATCACTCAAAGTATCTGAAAACAACACCGTAGCTAATTTTGAAAAGGTTAAAGTAGATTTTGGACAGTTTATTCTCGATCAAGAAACATCGGTGAATGTTGAAGAATACGAACCACAAATAATTGATGACGAATGTTCGGTGGTAGCTTACGATATTGATCTTAAAGGGAAAAGTGAGTTTGATGATTACCTGACAGTTACCTTGCCGTATAACGAATCATTTATTAAAAACGGAAACGCAGAAGACTGTGTAGCAGCACAGTACTACAATCCAAAAACAAAAAGGTGGGAACCCGTTTTGTACGAGCTCGATACGAAAAATAAGCAGGTTCATATTTACACCGATCATTTAAGCCGGTACGGCGTGTTTACGGTAAAAAACGATTTGAAAAGGAGAGCCTATATTAGTGGCTTTTATATTCCGGACTCATATTTTAGTTCAGATAAAAAAGATTTACATCTTGATATTCTTGAAAAATATTATTCGGGAGGGAGAAGTCTTGGCGAAGAAGCTTTAAGCAAAGGTTTGAGTTTCTGGGGTAAATTTTCAGGACATAGTGGGGCGGCTATAAACACATTAACTCTTGGTGGTAAGTATTCTACAGATTTTATTGATGGATTAAACGATAAATTCAAAAATGCCGGTTATGTGGCAAGTACAGTGCAATTAGCTTACGATTTATGGAGAGGTGACCAAAAAAATGCTGCCATTAACCTTACAAAAAACCTTATGAACCAAATGGTGGCCGAGGTAAACATTGCTTCGCTTAATTTAGCTTTTGTGGGAGTTTATTTTATCGACTATTCTCTCACTCAGTTTGGAAACGCAGCAATGGCTTCACGTTATAAGGAGTTGTTTGATGTTTACGATTTTTATAACAAAAACTATAATTCGCATCGCCGAAGTTTAAAAGAATGGCGTGCCTTTTTTATTGAAACCGAAAAAGAATATCAAAAAAATCCGCAAGAGGCAAGCAACCTTATTATGGAGGAAATTGATGCATATTCAAGAGAGTTTATTGATAAAATAGGACTTGGTACGGATCATGAAAATACTGTAGAATTTAATGCACTTGCCGGCGAAGCTGGTAAGAAAAGTGTTGCCTGGCCAAATAAAGCAGATGTGGTAAAAATTCAGCAAGAAGGGAAACAACAGTTAATTGATAAGCTTTACCCCGTTTTTACATCGCTGAATAATTATCGAATTAGAAAAATGAAAGAAGAGCTTATAAAAGAGCTGAAAGAAATTCAAAAAGAGGTAAATACTGTTGTTCCAATAACTATAATGGAAGACCTTGATCCAGGAGAAAAACCAGATTATGCAAATCATATTGTTTGTATACGCCCGCTTGATGAAGAGGTTGATATTAAGCAATGGACAGGAAAATTAAATGATCGTGGCGCCATTAAAACCTCATGCACAATATTGGGATTTATTCTCGCTGGCGAACCATACAGGGTAGAAGTTTATGATCCTGAAGACGTGCCGGATGATGATGAACCTGTTTTTGAAAAAGAATTTGAAATGAATCCAAAAGGTATTACAATTTATTTAGGAAGCGATGAGCCTGAAATTGTTGTTGGATCTGTTGTTCTTACTAATAATCATAAATACGAGAAAGCCAGGACATCCATATATGGAATTAATGACCCGCTTGAAGTTATTGCTGGGATAAAGGATTTTGATATTCAGGTAGATAAAGAAGGTCGCTTTAGCAAAACGATAAAAGGACAAATTTTTGAATCAATATATGAAAGACAGAGCAGTACAATCTATGACGGTTATATTTTTAAAGCTGGCAATATCATTCTAAATGGGGAAATTGACGTTTTAAGACTGATTGAGAAAATGGAATCTGGTACAAACACTGTAGAAGAAGATGGTTCTTCATTTAAGATTGGTACGATGAAATATACCAGTAATGGAAGTTTCACAGAAAAAGAGATTGTAAATGCGTCTTCATGGGGAGCGGAGGACTACGCTAAAATCATTCAGGGCTATTCATTCAGTACTCAGGCAACATACGATTTGTTTCTGGGGAGAAACACTCGAATTATGGATGCTCCATATATCATTTATGCAGAAACTGAAAACGGAAAATGTAGTGTTCAAAACGAACCTTCAGCTCAGAATAAACAAAAAAACAGCAATATACCTTTTGCTAATTCTATTGAGTTTAATATTACAATAAAATAA